Proteins from a genomic interval of Apteryx mantelli isolate bAptMan1 chromosome 5, bAptMan1.hap1, whole genome shotgun sequence:
- the FGFBP2 gene encoding fibroblast growth factor-binding protein 2 yields the protein MKSVALLSLVVICGMGGLGQKLKPKKRSNGEEINFRTKAKDVCTMTVSGDEEMKLRIECKNQGKSYWCEFTGKPSVCRPFRKNPKIYWNQIAMELRKLPHACESTQVLKATMCQKAPTDAVMKQLTAGMEPEDLANQDKLVQKTSASTKEAGKSSVKKIGKPPVLPLIKPTQHGQGSANETEAMKLAREHCWESLHGFCSYIIGIFRG from the coding sequence ATGAAGAGTGTTGCTCTTCTTTCCCTAGTAGTGATCTGTGGCATGGGAGGATTAGGACAGAAGCTGAAACCAAAGAAAAGAAGCAATGGTGAAGAAATCAATTTTCGGACTAAAGCCAAAGATGTTTGCACAATGACTGTGAGTGGGGATGAGGAGATGAAACTTAGAATTGAATGCAAAAACCAAGGCAAGTCCTACTGGTGTGAATTCACTGGCAAGCCATCAGTCTGTCGTCCTTTCAGAAAGAATCCAAAGATTTACTGGAACCAGATCGCCATGGAACTTAGAAAGCTCCCACATGCTTGTGAATCTACTCAAGTGTTGAAGGCCACCATGTGCCAAAAGGCTCCCACGGATGCTGTTATGAAGCAACTAACTGCTGGCATGGAGCCGGAAGATCTAGCAAACCAGGACAAATTGGTCCAGAAAACTTCAGCTTCTACAAAGGAAGCAGGGAAAAGCTCTGTAAAGAAGATTGGGAAACCTCCAGTACTACCTCTTATAAAACCAACCCAACATGGTCAAGGGTCTGCGAATGAAACTGAAGCAATGAAACTGGCACGAGAGCACTGCTGGGAATCACTGCATGGTTTCTGCTCCTACATTATTGGCATCTTCAGAGGTTAA